The genome window GCTGAGCGACGTGCTGGTCAAGCACGAGGCCGTGGATTGCCTGAGCTTTGTGGGCGGCCGCTACAACGGCCGCAACATTGCCGACGCCCTCAGCCAGGAGCACAAGCGCTACATGCTGGAAATGGAAGGCGTGAACACCTACGGCATCTGGAATTACAGTGACTGGACCAGCCTGGCCGACCAGCTCAAAAAGGGCTACGACTACGGCAAGCAGCGCTGCACGGCCTACGTACGCTTCGTGGTGGAGCGCCGCCTATTCCCGCAGTTCCTGGAAACCTACTGGGAAGCCATCCGCAGCCTGAAAGTGGGCAATCCCACCCTCGTGGACTCGCCCGATGACAAGCTGCCCGATCTGGCCTTCGGCCCAGTTATCAATAAAAATCAAGCCGAAGACCTGGACCGCCTCTACGCCGACGCGCTGAAAACCGGCGCTACCCCCATCTACGAGGGCAAGCTCGACGACAGCCTGTTCCTACCCGGCCAGGATATGTCGGCCTACCGCGCCCCGCGGGCCCTAGTAAACCTGCCGCGCCAGAGCGAGCTGTACTTCAAGGAGCCCTTCGGCCCCATCGACAGTATTGTGCTGGTGGATAGGGTAGAGGAACTGGTCGGCGAGATGAACATCTCGAACGGGGCCCTGGTAGCCGCCGTGGCCTCCGACGACCAGAAGTGGGCCGCCCGCACCGCCAAGGAAGTCCGCGCCTTCAAAGTCGGCCTCAACAAGCTCCGCTCCCGCGGCGACCGGGAAGAGGTGTTCGGCGGCCTGGGCGAATCCTGGAAGGGTGCATTCGTGGGCGGGGCCCTGCTGGTAGAAGCCGTAACCCAGGGCGACAAAGCTATTCTGGGCAACTTCGAGGATGCTACCCTGCTGCCGGAGAAAATCTAAGTAGGAAAGGCATACATGCGTATGAAGCAGAAAGGCCACCCAGGTAAAAGCAGGTGGCCTTTCTGCTTTATTTTATAGTCCGTTACACACCTAGGGTTATGGCTTAGTTAGCGCATGCATACTCACTGCCTATGATTCTCAACGAAAAGCCCCGATACTCCCGATATACTCATTGGCCCCCTATCGTAGGAGGTCTGTTCATGCTTCTCATCAGTGTTTTATTGCTAGGTTATGCTTTCAAGCCCTGGCCAGAGTATAGCACCTTACTAGAGCCCGGAGTAAGTTCTGCTGGCAGTAAATCCGCTATTCCAAATCCTTCGCCCGGCTACCAGTCGCTTACTACGTATATTTCAGCTGATGGCTCTTATTTCGAGATGGATTCGCCAGTGGAACGGGTATGGTCCGGGGTAACTGGCTTGTTCTTCTTGTTGCTAGGATGGACAGTTTGTATATACGCTTACCAAGCTCGCTTCGTACCCGATTATGGGCAATGGATTCGCGCAGAACGGCCTAAGGCTCCTGTTTTCGCAGTGGAAGAGCACCAACTGCGACTGGTTCGACCTTATCCTTATGTGGGTTCTGCATTGGCTTACCGCACTCAAATAGCGGCGGATGAGCTAACGGAAGTTCACCCGGCGGGCTGCTGGGCGGTAGTGGCCGGTCGGGAGGTAGTCTACTTGGAATACAATCAATGGGCGCAGCTAGTGAAGCTGGCACAAGCCTACCGGATTCCGCTGGTAGACCGGCCCTGGCCGTGGCCTCTGCTAACGGCCCCGTTTGCCACTGATTACGACAGCGAAAACGAAGAATCCTACCGGGAACAGCTATTGGAAATGGGCATCGTTCCCGCCGACATTCGAGCGGTACGCTGGCGCATTCGCCTAGGGCTGCTTTTTCAGCCGCAGGAATGGAGTTTCTTACTAGATGAGGAACGCCCGCCCTACCACCACACGAAAGTGCTAGACTTAACGGGGTGCACGCTATGGCCGCGTAGGCGCTGGTATTATCACACCATGGACTTAATGCTGAAACGCAAGCCGAACGTTGATCTAGAATAGTTGTGGCTTTAGCTTGTCTTTTCTCTTCTAGAATGAAGATAACTCTAGCATTACTAGCAGCCATAACCCTGCTGCCTACCCTCGCTGCCGCGCAAAAGCAGTACAACGTCATCGACTGGAAGGCGCCGGCCACGCTCAGCACCTACCTGCTGCAAGAGTTGCACGGGCAGTCTGACCAGCGCCGCGCGGCCTGGGGCCAGGCTACGCAGTCGGGGGCAAACATGCGGGCGTATCAGGATAGCGCGCGGGCGCGGTTTCGGCGGGTGCTGGGGCCGCTGCCAGCGCGCACGCCCCTAAAGGCGCGGGTGACGGGCACGCTGGCGCGGGCCGGGTTCCGGATTGAAAAGGTTATCTACGAAAGCACGCCCAACCACCACGTCACGGCTAACCTGTACGTGCCCAATGGCAAGGGCCAGCGGCCGGCCGTGCTGCTGTTCTGCGGGCACGAGCAGGAGTCCAAAGCCACGGAGTCGTACCAGAAGACGGCCATCTTATTCGCGCAGAATGGCTTTGTGGTGCTGGTGATTGACCCCATTTCTCAGGGCGAACGGATGCAGCTGACCGATGCCACAGGCAAGTCACTGACCCGGGGCGGCACTACGGAGCACACCCTGCTCAACGCCCAAGCGGCGCTGCTGGGCCGCTCGGTGCCGGCCGCCCAGCTCTGGGACAACGTGCGGGGCCTCGACTACCTGCTCACGCGCCGCGAAGTGAATGCCGAGCGGGTAGGCTGCCTGGGCAACTCGGGCGGGGCCACCCAAACGGCTTATTTCCTGGGCGTTGACGACCGGGTAAAGGTGGCGGCCCTGTGCAGCTACGTGGCCGTCGGCGAGCGAAACCTGGAGCTGACTGGCCCTGCCGATGGCTGCGTGATGCTGCCCGGCGCCGGCCAGGCCGGCCTCGACCTGACGGAGTATCCGCTCATCTTCGCCCCCAAGCCCCTGCTACTGCTGGCGGGTCGCTACGATTTCGTGGACTACCCCAGCATGGAGGCTACCCACCAGGAGCTGCAGCAAGCGTATCGGCTGCTGGGCCAGCCGGAGCAGGTAGGCTTGTTCACGTATGACGACGGCCACGGCATTTCCCAGCCCAAACGCGAGGCGGCCGTGACGTGGTTTCGGCGGTTTTTGCTGCAGGATGCTACCCCCGTCCGGGAAGGAAGCCTTGCCGTGCTGCCCGAAAAAGAACTGTGGTGCACAACTACCGGGCAGGTAAACACGGCCTTTCAGCAGGAGCAAACCCTAACTACAGAATACGTTGCCGCCGCCCAGCAACTCGAACGGACCCGGTCGGTGCTTACGCCGGAGCAGCTGCGGACCGCCGTGCAGCGGCAGTTGCAGCTACCTGCCCCGCAACCCGTTACCGCAGAAGCCAAAGGAACAGCCGTAGTCCGTGGCATTACCTGGCAGAAGGTGCTGCTCCGCCGGCCAGGTGAGCCCCCGTTGCCGCTACTAGTGGCGCTGCCCACCCGCGGCACCCCGCAGAAAGTGACCTTGCTGCTCAGTGACGGTGGCAAGGCCCGTTTGGCTGACAGCACAGCCTTCATCCAGAGTTACCTGCAGCAGCAAACGGCGGTGGTGCTACCCGATCTGCGCGGCCTCGGCGAAACCACTGACCCCGCTGCCTTCAACGACCCCAAGTACTATAACCGGGAGTACCGCCCCGCCCTGCTGAGCCTGCATGAGGGCCGGCCCCTACTCGGACAGCGGGTCACGGACATCCTGACGGTGCTGGCGTGGGTAGGTGGCACTGGCTCGTTGCGAGCAGCCCCCGTAGAAGTGCAGGCTACGGGCCTGACGGGGGTAGCCGCCCTGCACGCCGCCGTACTTACGGCGCAAATCGGCAGGGTAGAGCTGCGGCAGACGCCAGCGTCTTTTCAGGAAATCCTCGCCGAGCCCACCCGCCACGACACGTACTCCTGGGCCCTGCCCGGCGTGCTGCACCACTACGATTTGCCTCAGCTACGGCAGGCCCTGGGCACCCGGCTGGTAGGGCAGTAGTAGTGTGGCTAAAGCGTATGGGTAGCTGAGCATTAGCGGGCCATGATGCGGCGGCTAATCCGCAGTCCGGCTTGCTGCTGATTGGGGTTGCCGAAGATGGCGAAGGAGCTGAGCTGCCAGGCAGGCGTGGGGCGCACGCCCGCCTCCACAAAACCCGACCACCGGCTAGCACCTGTTGGCATATCGTAGAGCTTGGCGCTGGCTACGCCGGCCAGGAGTTGCCAGCGGGAGCCCCCCAGTCCGGTGCCTACCCCCACCCGCTGCTGCGGATTTGCGGTACCATAGCCAAGGTAATTGTACTCAACTAGCCCGTACACCTTCTCTCGCTCGCCTACTCGTACCGAGGCCTGCAGGTCCAGAATACTGATTTGGTTGCCAAATCGGTATTTGTGGTAGCCCAGGGCGCCAAACAGAATACCACCCCCAATCCCCAGCCGAGGACGGTCGATTTGCACGTAAGGGTTGAAGGCCGCCAGCAGGGTACGCCGACTGTAGTTATCCGGGGAAAGCGGGGTTTCATGATCGAGGCCGGCATGCAGGCGAATGCCAATGGTTCTGTCGGCTTTGTGCACTTCCCCATAAGGATATACGCCGGCCATTCTAGTCCGGGAAAAGTCAATGGTGCCCGTGGCGTAGCGGTGCCGGTACTGCTCCAGGGGCGTAGCTCCGCCGCAGCCCGTGCTATTTTGCTCGCGCAGGAAGCGGCCCGCGCTGAAGCCG of Hymenobacter sublimis contains these proteins:
- a CDS encoding aldehyde dehydrogenase family protein; this encodes MPKIVSPQVEFSFLLQQTNTVTPEIFAQDGAGFLNLLEGRWQEPGKPRPFTSPVDGSEIGSLPMLDHATALRAVVAAKQEATAWAATDLDERKRRVQDCLDQLRPQVDLIGKLLIWEIGKTFKLGFTDIDRAIDGVQWYVDNIEGMLGQRKPLGLVSNIASWNYPMSVLLHAVLVQALCGNSVIAKTPTDGGFISLSLAFAIARRCGLPVTLVSGSGGELSDVLVKHEAVDCLSFVGGRYNGRNIADALSQEHKRYMLEMEGVNTYGIWNYSDWTSLADQLKKGYDYGKQRCTAYVRFVVERRLFPQFLETYWEAIRSLKVGNPTLVDSPDDKLPDLAFGPVINKNQAEDLDRLYADALKTGATPIYEGKLDDSLFLPGQDMSAYRAPRALVNLPRQSELYFKEPFGPIDSIVLVDRVEELVGEMNISNGALVAAVASDDQKWAARTAKEVRAFKVGLNKLRSRGDREEVFGGLGESWKGAFVGGALLVEAVTQGDKAILGNFEDATLLPEKI
- a CDS encoding alpha/beta hydrolase family protein — encoded protein: MKITLALLAAITLLPTLAAAQKQYNVIDWKAPATLSTYLLQELHGQSDQRRAAWGQATQSGANMRAYQDSARARFRRVLGPLPARTPLKARVTGTLARAGFRIEKVIYESTPNHHVTANLYVPNGKGQRPAVLLFCGHEQESKATESYQKTAILFAQNGFVVLVIDPISQGERMQLTDATGKSLTRGGTTEHTLLNAQAALLGRSVPAAQLWDNVRGLDYLLTRREVNAERVGCLGNSGGATQTAYFLGVDDRVKVAALCSYVAVGERNLELTGPADGCVMLPGAGQAGLDLTEYPLIFAPKPLLLLAGRYDFVDYPSMEATHQELQQAYRLLGQPEQVGLFTYDDGHGISQPKREAAVTWFRRFLLQDATPVREGSLAVLPEKELWCTTTGQVNTAFQQEQTLTTEYVAAAQQLERTRSVLTPEQLRTAVQRQLQLPAPQPVTAEAKGTAVVRGITWQKVLLRRPGEPPLPLLVALPTRGTPQKVTLLLSDGGKARLADSTAFIQSYLQQQTAVVLPDLRGLGETTDPAAFNDPKYYNREYRPALLSLHEGRPLLGQRVTDILTVLAWVGGTGSLRAAPVEVQATGLTGVAALHAAVLTAQIGRVELRQTPASFQEILAEPTRHDTYSWALPGVLHHYDLPQLRQALGTRLVGQ